Within the Chloracidobacterium sp. genome, the region AGCCACTTTAGGATGGCGCTCAGGATGCGGGTTACCACAACATCCACCGTCCACAAAAACACCCCAAAAAAGGTGACAATGCCGATGACAATCAATGTTGTGTCATAGACTTCCTGGCGCGTCGGCCAAACCACCTGCTGCATTTCCGCTCGCACGTCCCGCAGAAACTGCACGGAGGACGACCACCAGTTTGTCACCTTCGACACCAGCACAGAGGGCTTGGCTTCTGCTGCTGGAGCCGTCTCAGAAGCGCGTTCCATCAAAACTCCCTGAGCGCAAAATCAGCTGTTGCGCCCCTCACAGTGGCAGGGGTAACAGGATTTGAACCCGTACTTTCGG harbors:
- the secE gene encoding preprotein translocase subunit SecE: MERASETAPAAEAKPSVLVSKVTNWWSSSVQFLRDVRAEMQQVVWPTRQEVYDTTLIVIGIVTFFGVFLWTVDVVVTRILSAILKWLS